One window from the genome of Mugil cephalus isolate CIBA_MC_2020 chromosome 23, CIBA_Mcephalus_1.1, whole genome shotgun sequence encodes:
- the gk gene encoding glycerol kinase isoform X1, which yields MNGTMAASSHRIMLGPLVAAIDQGTSSTRFLVFNAKTAELLSHHQVEIKQSFPKEGWVEEDPKEILQSVYECMERTCEKLTQLNIDISNIKAIGVTNQRETTLVWDKETGEPLYNAIVWLDLRTQSTVERLINKTPGRNKNHLKHKTGLPISTYFSAVKLRWLMDNVDEVRDAVVSHRAMFGTVDSWLIWCLTGGKSGGVHCTDVTNASRTMLFNIHTMDWDPELCKYFGIPMEILPRVRSSSEIYGLMKICSSRKSGALSGIPISGCLGDQSAALVGQMCFQDGQAKNTYGTGCFLLRNTGSKPVMSDHGLLTTVAYKLGRDKPACYALEGSVAIAGAVVRWLQDNLGIIGSSEELEKLAASVGTSYGCYFVPAFSGLYAPYWEPSARGIICGLTQFTNKSHVAFAALEAVCFQTREILDAMNQDSGIPLTQLQVDGGMTSNRLLMQLQADILCIPVVKPSMPETTALGAAMAAGAAEGVSVWSLSPEDLSEVTSEKFEPQINPEESEFRYARWKKAVQNSMNWETTEPVCNGNGETSIFSSAPLGFYIMGSMLMLIGARYISGHD from the exons ATGAACGGCACCATGGCCGCGTCCTCACACCGGATAATGCTGGGCCCGCTGGTCGCTGCCATCGACCAGGGAACGAGCTCCACTCGGTTTTTG GTGTTTAATGCTAAAACAGCAGAACTCCTCAGCCATCATCAGGTGGAAATCAAACAGAGCTTCCCCAAGGAAGG GTGGGTGGAGGAGGATCCCAAAGAGATTCTGCAGTCGGTGTACGAGTGCATGGAGCGGACGTGCGAAAAGCTGACGCAGCTCAACATAGACATCTCCAACATTAAAG CTATCGGAGTGACCAACCAAAGAGAGACCACGCTGGTTTGGGACAAGGAGACGGGGGAACCTCTTTACAATGCAATCG tgtggCTGGACTTGAGGACCCAGTCAACAGTCGAGAGACTTATTAACAAAACTCCAGGAAGGAATAAGAACCACTTGAAG CATAAAACAGGACTCCCGATCAGCACTTACTTCAGCGCTGTGAAGCTTCGCTGGCTCATGGACAACGTGGACGAGGTCCGCGACGCCGTCGTCTCTCACCGCGCCATGTTCGGCACCGTCGACTCCTGGCTCATATGG TGTTTGACAGGGGGCAAGTCAGGCGGAGTCCACTGCACGGACGTGACCAACGCCAGCAGAACAATGCTGTTTAACATTCACACGATGGACTGGGACCCAGAACTTTGCAA atatTTTGGTATTCCCATGGAGATTTTGCCCAGAGTGAGGAGCTCCTCAGAAATATACGGACTCATG AAAATTTGTTCTAGCCGG AAATCAGGTGCTCTTTCAGGTATTCCCATTTCAGGG TGTCTCGGGGATCAGTCGGCAGCGCTGGTCGGTCAGATGTGTTTCCAGGACGGTCAGGCTAAAAACAC GTACGGCACCGGCTGCTTTCTCCTGCGAAACACTGGATCCAAG ccTGTCATGTCTGATCACGGCCTTCTGACCACTGTGGCTTACAAACTGGGTCGGGACAAACCTGCCTGTTATGCTCTAGAG GGCTCCGTGGCCATTGCCGGAGCTGTGGTCCGTTGGCTGCAGGACAATCTCGGGATCATTGGCTCGTCCGAAGAGCTTG AGAAGTTGGCCGCATCGGTCGGCACATCCTACGGTTGCTATTTCGTCCCGGCGTTCTCCGGTCTTTACGCTCCGTACTGGGAGCCCAGCGCCAGAGG GATCATTTGCGGGTTGACTCAGTTTACGAATAAGAGTCACGTGGCGTTTGCAGCGCTGGAAGCCGTTTGTTTCCAGACACGAGAG ATACTGGATGCCATGAACCAGGACAGCGGCATCCCGCTAACTCAGCTCCAGGTGGACGGAGGAATGACGTCCAACCGGCTGCTGATGCAGCTGCAGGCCGACATCCTCTGCATCCCTGTCG tGAAGCCGTCCATGCCCGAGACCACGGCTCTGGGGGCTGCGATGGCGGCGGGAGCGGCAGAGGGCGTGAGCGTGTGGAGCCTGAGCCCAGAGGACCTGAGCGAGGTCACGTCGGAGAAGTTCGAGCCCCAGATCAACCCCGAAG AGAGCGAGTTCCGGTACGCCCGCTGGAAGAAGGCGGTCCAGAACTCCATGAACTGGGAGACGACGGAGCCGGTTTGTAATGGAAACG GTGAAACCAGCATCTTCAGCAGCGCCCCCCTCGGCTTCTACATAATGGGCAGCATGCTGATGCTAATCGGTGCCAGGTACATCTCAG GCCACGACTAG
- the gk gene encoding glycerol kinase isoform X2 yields the protein MNGTMAASSHRIMLGPLVAAIDQGTSSTRFLVFNAKTAELLSHHQVEIKQSFPKEGWVEEDPKEILQSVYECMERTCEKLTQLNIDISNIKAIGVTNQRETTLVWDKETGEPLYNAIVWLDLRTQSTVERLINKTPGRNKNHLKHKTGLPISTYFSAVKLRWLMDNVDEVRDAVVSHRAMFGTVDSWLIWCLTGGKSGGVHCTDVTNASRTMLFNIHTMDWDPELCKYFGIPMEILPRVRSSSEIYGLMKSGALSGIPISGCLGDQSAALVGQMCFQDGQAKNTYGTGCFLLRNTGSKPVMSDHGLLTTVAYKLGRDKPACYALEGSVAIAGAVVRWLQDNLGIIGSSEELEKLAASVGTSYGCYFVPAFSGLYAPYWEPSARGIICGLTQFTNKSHVAFAALEAVCFQTREILDAMNQDSGIPLTQLQVDGGMTSNRLLMQLQADILCIPVVKPSMPETTALGAAMAAGAAEGVSVWSLSPEDLSEVTSEKFEPQINPEESEFRYARWKKAVQNSMNWETTEPVCNGNGETSIFSSAPLGFYIMGSMLMLIGARYISGHD from the exons ATGAACGGCACCATGGCCGCGTCCTCACACCGGATAATGCTGGGCCCGCTGGTCGCTGCCATCGACCAGGGAACGAGCTCCACTCGGTTTTTG GTGTTTAATGCTAAAACAGCAGAACTCCTCAGCCATCATCAGGTGGAAATCAAACAGAGCTTCCCCAAGGAAGG GTGGGTGGAGGAGGATCCCAAAGAGATTCTGCAGTCGGTGTACGAGTGCATGGAGCGGACGTGCGAAAAGCTGACGCAGCTCAACATAGACATCTCCAACATTAAAG CTATCGGAGTGACCAACCAAAGAGAGACCACGCTGGTTTGGGACAAGGAGACGGGGGAACCTCTTTACAATGCAATCG tgtggCTGGACTTGAGGACCCAGTCAACAGTCGAGAGACTTATTAACAAAACTCCAGGAAGGAATAAGAACCACTTGAAG CATAAAACAGGACTCCCGATCAGCACTTACTTCAGCGCTGTGAAGCTTCGCTGGCTCATGGACAACGTGGACGAGGTCCGCGACGCCGTCGTCTCTCACCGCGCCATGTTCGGCACCGTCGACTCCTGGCTCATATGG TGTTTGACAGGGGGCAAGTCAGGCGGAGTCCACTGCACGGACGTGACCAACGCCAGCAGAACAATGCTGTTTAACATTCACACGATGGACTGGGACCCAGAACTTTGCAA atatTTTGGTATTCCCATGGAGATTTTGCCCAGAGTGAGGAGCTCCTCAGAAATATACGGACTCATG AAATCAGGTGCTCTTTCAGGTATTCCCATTTCAGGG TGTCTCGGGGATCAGTCGGCAGCGCTGGTCGGTCAGATGTGTTTCCAGGACGGTCAGGCTAAAAACAC GTACGGCACCGGCTGCTTTCTCCTGCGAAACACTGGATCCAAG ccTGTCATGTCTGATCACGGCCTTCTGACCACTGTGGCTTACAAACTGGGTCGGGACAAACCTGCCTGTTATGCTCTAGAG GGCTCCGTGGCCATTGCCGGAGCTGTGGTCCGTTGGCTGCAGGACAATCTCGGGATCATTGGCTCGTCCGAAGAGCTTG AGAAGTTGGCCGCATCGGTCGGCACATCCTACGGTTGCTATTTCGTCCCGGCGTTCTCCGGTCTTTACGCTCCGTACTGGGAGCCCAGCGCCAGAGG GATCATTTGCGGGTTGACTCAGTTTACGAATAAGAGTCACGTGGCGTTTGCAGCGCTGGAAGCCGTTTGTTTCCAGACACGAGAG ATACTGGATGCCATGAACCAGGACAGCGGCATCCCGCTAACTCAGCTCCAGGTGGACGGAGGAATGACGTCCAACCGGCTGCTGATGCAGCTGCAGGCCGACATCCTCTGCATCCCTGTCG tGAAGCCGTCCATGCCCGAGACCACGGCTCTGGGGGCTGCGATGGCGGCGGGAGCGGCAGAGGGCGTGAGCGTGTGGAGCCTGAGCCCAGAGGACCTGAGCGAGGTCACGTCGGAGAAGTTCGAGCCCCAGATCAACCCCGAAG AGAGCGAGTTCCGGTACGCCCGCTGGAAGAAGGCGGTCCAGAACTCCATGAACTGGGAGACGACGGAGCCGGTTTGTAATGGAAACG GTGAAACCAGCATCTTCAGCAGCGCCCCCCTCGGCTTCTACATAATGGGCAGCATGCTGATGCTAATCGGTGCCAGGTACATCTCAG GCCACGACTAG